In the Colletotrichum lupini chromosome 4, complete sequence genome, ACTTGCAGTCCCGAGGACAGATTAGACTCGATCTTTGACACAGTCCGGAAGTCAAGAGTTCACCGTCTCATAGTAGTGGACGACGATAACAGACTGGCAGGTGTCATCTCCTTGTCCGATATTCTCAAATATGTGCTTTTGCACGGCGAAGAGGACGACGTCGTGGGGCATTAAGTGggaataaaaaaggaattgcATAGAACCAAGAGCGACGGATCCTCGCTGGAATGACTTGGGAACTGGTAGACATGGTAATGAGCATGTGCTAGGCGTACAGAGGCGTAACTGGGAGGAATACCAGATGGTGCCCGAATTTCTTCATTTTACTTTCATTATAGACGATCGGGAGGCTCACGGAGAAGTTGGCCACCTGAATGCATTACGAAATGAGAACATGTCCCAAGTCATTACTATCTATTGCGAGGTGCCCCCGTGCCTCTCGGCATGTTGCAAGATGCAAAGCAGTTGCCTTGCAAGGAGCTTTTTCGGAATACGCCTGACGAGACTGGGTCGGCATCGGGGAGGCCTGCAGGAGCAGTACTCGTACGCCGAAGTACCTATGGCAAGTAGTATTCATTCACAATCCGAACATCGGATAAGGTATCCCACCAACAGCTCGCTCGGCCATGCTGGGCAGGTACGATACTTCTCATACGAGCCTAAATAGGTAGGCAGGTAGGTAGACCCAAGCACCGTTGACTTCTTGACCCTCTCCATCGTCCCCGTGTCAACAATCTTCGACATCTGACATTGGATATTCTCCGCTTCAGTACCAGACAGTACCAGCGGGCTCCAGCGTTCGATCTCGCCCACTTTTGGCCAAAGAAtcgatttcttttttttgctATGCAGCCTTACGACAATGATCAATCACTATCATCGGGCCTGTCTCGGGACATCGAGACTGGCACCATCGAAAGCCAGACCGTTAGCACTGCGCCAACCAGTACTGCGCCTCTTCAACTACCCATCACGACCTCTGTGCTGCCATCAAGGGCCGATCCTCAACCGCTAGCCACATCAGGTACTCTTCCTGCTTTGGTCACTGGAGATGGTCGACGGAGCAGGGCTCTTCCAAGCAGCGCGACATGGACTTCTTCTGTCGGGGACCTGGCCCTGTTGTCAGACACAGACGAGATTCAGGACCGTCGAATATTTGTACAGGACTACAATCGGTTGGCCAAGAAAGTATAGCAGCATTCGACCCTTTGGAAGCATTCGGCATTTCACTAACGTATGATGACAGCAAGGAATTCGAGTATTGTCGGTGGATGGCTTCGAGGGAGGAGTAAGCTTCAACGTTCTCATGGCATGGGACATCACTAACTAGTCTAGCGACATGCACTGCCAGCCATTATGACTGAGAAACGGAGGTGGTGGTCTCGAGTACTCCGTTCAACATCATCAGGGCAACCACCTACCTCGCGAGGAGCACCCCACGGAGTCCGTCACAAGCGAAGCGTCAGCGACATTGCCCTACAATTGGTACACTCTCGCAAACCTGAACCCAAGATACTCGATCTACAGGCCATGGTTCGACTGAGTGGGAAGAGCCTTTTGCATCTCCCTGCCGACTATGCTATTGGCTCACTTGTTGTGCCGACTTGCTTCAGGGCAACTGCCCAATACTTGGCTCAATATGGTATGTGAATAACATCACCGGACATGTGAAAGCTTCTTCTGATATCTTCCTCTGTAGGACCTGTTACACGCGGTGTATTCCGCATTCCCGGTTCGCTGCGCGTTGTCAATGCAATATTCGACTACTACTGCTACGAAAAGCCGGGAGAAGAAGTCACAAGTACCATACGTTGCCCTACTTTGCCATCACATATCAATGCCGGTGCACAAGATGTAGCTTCAGCTTTCAAAAAACTGCTATCTGTACTCCCGGGTGGCATCCTTGGCTCTCTCACCCTTTTTGACGCATTGGTCGCGATTCACACTCAGCTTCGTGGGGAGCAAGAACTCAGCAGAACAAAAGAATCCAAGCTTCGTGCTAGACTCATTGCCATGGCTATCGGGACCATCAATTCTCACTTTCGTCGGGAGCTTATTTGCGCTGTATTTGGTCTTCTTTCCCTTATTGGACGTGCTGCTGAGACAGCAGCTCGTGAAGATGAGCAGGGCCGGCCACTTCCAACGTCAGATTTGATGGGATACGCAGCTTTGGGGATCGTATTCGGTCCTCTCCTGGTCGGCAATTTGCTCGACTCCTATACAATGAAGCTCGCAAATCCTTCTTCGGGCTTGCTGCTTTTCCCCCTTACCCCGCCGCGTTTGAAAAGGGAACGACAGCGAAAGAGCACTATCCAAGACAATACAGATTCCATGTCTGTTGACAAAATTCGCGTGGCAAACGACATCACCGAGATGCTCATCTCAAATTGGAGAGAGGTGGTGCGCAATATGAAAGGCTTGTCGAGTTTCCGGGGGCCAAATGAAGATCTAGAAAGCACGAGTCGTCGGAAATTTCTTCGTTCATCAAACTCTGACTCTCTGGCCGTCGGATTGCCTAGAGGCTGGAGGAGCAAGCACTCTTCGCCACGATCTTCCATCAACCAACATAGGTCGAAATCACCCGTTACTCCAACACCGGCGCCTAGTAAGTAGAGAGGCATTCAAAGTCTCAGGACTGTGGTAGCTGACACACCTGCAGAGGCTTTGGGTCTGACATTGTCGAAGACTACAGGGAATCTAGATGATTCGCTTCATGTTGGAAGATTACGGCCGAAGTCTTTCCAGGTGCAATCGACTAACAGAATACCTTTGCACCAGTCCCTCAATCCACTCTCTCCCACGGCGGAAGAAAGTCTAGCAGATGATCGAGACCTCAAGGAGAGGAAATTAGGATCGGACACAAAAGCTGTTTCACCACATACGCGAAAGCTAGGAAGAGATCGATCAAATGACTCTGAGAGCAGCGTAAGGCCACGCGCCATCAAATCCCATGCAGCTGCTGCAGAGTGTCTGGCTGGTTACGTGGGTGAATGTTCAAAGAATCAGAGCTCGCTTGACGCAGCCCAGAAATTGGCGGGACATCGCAGGCAGCGTTCAATAGGGAGTCCCCGTGTATCGGAAGAAGTCCCAGTCGAAAGAGACTCGGCGAAGACATCTCCAAATCGACTGCCATACGCAATTTCCGAGAAGGGTATCTGGCCTGTACAAAGAGATGTACCCAATCCAGGGAACGAATTCGTAAGGCAGTCGGGGGGCTGTAGGCCAAAGACAAGCGGGATGGTCTCTTCGGCACTTCGTCGATTCGTTGGAAGTGATTCCAGCCGAATCTCAAGTTCCGGAAGCCCAACAGCTAGAACCTCGAAGACAAGGCATGCATCGCCGGATGCTGTAAGCCCATGTACGCCCACTCCGCCTAAAACAGACTTCATCATAACAACGACGCCAGAGTCCGTGTCATATTTGAAGTCTAAAGGCCATGATATGGGCAGAGGCGCAAATTATATTGAGGAAAACCTTGACAAGTCAATCTCGGCCAAGGCGAACTTCAGAGAAAATAGCTTCGACGGTAACCGGCTAGGTGGGAAGAAACCAGATGGAGATGTCCCGAGATCGAACTCGCCTTCTCAAACTCCGCGTCAGAGCACAGAATCAAATGCTAGATGTGAAAGCATTGGCTCCGTTCAGGTCACTCCAAAGGAGTTTACGACCAAAAGTGCGTCACAGATTCAGCCTCGACTCCCCGTTGCGGTCTCGCCAGAGGCGTTCTAGGAAAAACTGCCTTCGGCCGATCTAATCGACGATAATCTCCCTTCCTCGATCAATACTAGAGATCTAAAGGACAATGCAAACAAGCTTGTTCCTCGGCGAGCCGATGTAAGTGGTGGCATCTCTCAGGGTCAGTCAAAGTCTCAACGACCGCCAATGTCGCCTCAGTCGACTCTCTCAAGGCCGCAGAGTGTAGCATCCATGGCGGGGGAAATCGCGCAACGCTCTCGAGCATCAAGTTTGAGACCTGTCATAACACCAGCTCGTCCGTCTGGCGGGAGCTATGGTAGCTCGACACCATCACATGGGTCTATCTCAAAACCAGTGGGAGTGCGAGCCATGGCGGCCATGTTTGAAAATGCGTCCCAGGAGTCGCCTTATGTGTCTTTCCCTACAACCCCTCGCCCCTCCCGGACGAGTGTGACGGATTTGGGTCTGCTCCATTTAAGGCAAGAAACTGGGTCTTTTGAAACACCGAAAACGAAAGCATTGGTCGTAGCTCCGAGAGAGAGTGACCCAGATCCAGGCTATGAGCTCTCGGATGAAAGGAATCGACAGACAGGCCATAGACTGAGGTCTGTCACTGACAGCACCGGGTCATTGACTGTTCCTGAGACAACCGAAGCTGACGGAGGTGCCGTCCATCTTGATAGGCCATCTCTGACACGACTTCGGCAAACACCAAATTTTTCGGGGTACAGGAAGTCTCCTTTGAAGGTATATACTCTGGAGAATGACAAGAACTTACCTCATCTTGGGGCCATGACAAGTCCCGCTCAGCAGCCGCCTATTGCACAGCATGTCGTATTTCCCCGTCCCTCGTCCACTCTATCAGTGCGTCAACTAAGCGAGGATACCATCCCGGCACGAGCAGGAAGCCCGGGGAACAATTCCATGCTTCATGCACAGATTCGAAGTCTTCAGAGGCAGCTGGATGTCAGGAATGATGAAAACGCGTCTCTTCGGCGTCAACTTGAGACAAGAGATAACTTGGACATTGGAACACTCAGTGAACAGCTTCGAGTATCCAAAAGAGAGTGTGCCATGTGGAAATCTCGTGCCGAAGCCGCAGAAAAACGAGTCTCGGTCCTTGAACACTTCACGCGGAAGCTGAAGGGTATCAAAGGAGGGGATGCGCAAAATGACACTGATGTTACGTCGCGAAGCGGAAGAGACAGCATCGAAACGTTGGCAACAGAGGATGGAGAAGTTGTGGCGGAGAGAATCAGGAGGGCTATGAGAGGGATGGATGGAACGAGGAGCAGTGATGGCGGGGCTGCAGCTTGGTGGAACGATGACCGGCGAGGTAGCAACACCAGGCACTCGGGAAGCGTGGGTGGGCAACATCAGCCGAAAATGACTGAAGAAGCATTGCTTCAGATTTGGCAGGCAGTACAGGAGCTGCTATTGGAGGATGAAGACTGAATATTGGCACGGGAGGCCCATGAGCCGGCTGTGTCAGGATATGGGCGCTGGGAAGCCAGAAGCATGCATCGGGGCTTGATTATAGACATTGGGGTTGTCTGGGTATCAATATGGTTTTACATGTCCTACGCTGACGAGCCGACACGCAGTTGTAACAAAGGTGTTATCATGAAGTCGTAGAATTTATGTTCTGCAAAGAGGGCCACCTATCAGGCCCGTCCCCGACTGCGCATTACCCGCAACGCCCGAGAGTAGCATAACGGGATACCAATCACTGTCCTCCCCCGGGTCACGGCGAATCCTCCACCGCCCTGCATCATCCATGCGCATAGCGACGGTGCCGACCGCCATACGTCCGATACCGTCCAAAATAGCGCCCAAGAGCTCCGAGTCGTCGTCGAGGACAACTTCCTTGACCTCCACTTCCGGCTCCCCTGGTTTCGACCTCTGCCGACCAAGTTTGCCTTCCTCAACCTCTCGCCCCTTCCTGGCTTTGACGATCCTACTGGAGATCTCAGAAGAAGCCTTGATCTGCGGATGCTTTGAGGTGGAGGTAAGTTCGGGCGTTGACGAGGCGAAGCTTGGCCACGTGGGTATGTCTGGTGATGGCGGTGTTGGAGGTCGGACTGGTGTGCGAGAAGGGCGGTAGGGGAGACCTGTCCTCTTGTCGTGGTTCACGGTTGAAGATTGTCGGTAGTCTCGATCATGTTGGCGGGGTTGCTGAGATGCCTGAATGGTGGAGGCATGACGCTTCTGGGTCTGGGGTGATGGGGGGTGAGTTAAAGGGATAGGGGTAGTTGATCGGTACCGCGTCAGGTTGGGGGAAGGTGGGGTTGGCGTGGGCGGGATATATCGGGGCGGTCGACGTTGAGTGGGAGGTGGtgtttgctgctgctgctgctgtctcTCATAATCATGCTGGGGAGGGTGCTGTTGCTGTCTGCGCAGCTGAGTGGAGTTCGCCGTGGTTGTGGTGGTCGTCGCCGGCCGGGTCACGGGAGCTCGGGGCGTAATGCGCGCGGGTTGACTGGGTGCGGGAATGTTGAACTGGTTGCGCCCGTATACACGCCCAGACGGCTGGTGCCGTCAATTGTCAAAGACGAAGAGGGGCTTGTAGTGATGCGTTGCCTCTACTACGGCCGCAGCGAGCTGGTAGTCTAGAGAGGTTTGTCAGCGGTGTGcttttggggggggggggtgttcATGAAGAAAGGTGCTGCAAGAGGGTTTGCTAGAGATGTTGAGAGTATGAAGCACGTTCTTGGACATGAGATGGGGATGGATCTTTGAGCAGAACAGCCCCATGATGTGCCAAGAATACAAGTTGCTAGGCTCGAACGACGTCTTAAGTCCTCATCACAGAATGCCGTTTGAACGTGACGGGACACATGATCTCTAGACAGATGGAACTAGTGGTACTCACCAACACCGGGTCCCAGATCGCGGGAGGTAAGGACTTTGATGGACAGATCAGGATTGACCTTGCCGATGATCTGAGCACCGTTACCATTGGTGAGGTACACATCCTGTCAAGGGTTAGCGTCcatctatcgatttattaaAGTCGGTCGAAGCAAAGCCGTGTTGCCTTGACAGAGATCTTGGGCTAAAGACCTACGCGATTGAGAATTGCAGTGACGTTTCCGTCCGCGTCAAGAACGGCAGAATCACCACGCAGCTGCAAGACCTTGCCAATGAGCATGACGTTGCGACCGACGTAGTTGTCGAGGTACTGCGCCGTGATGCGCGGGGTCGAGGTCGCTTCGGCCATGGCTTGACTGTCGGTGTTCTTGGTTCAACAGGCTGCTGGTTGTGCGAGGATCTGCGATGAGTGCTACAGACCCAAAGTATATGGTTGTGACAGAAAGGCAGTGATTACACTGATTGAATGCAGTTCGTCTTATGCGGGACGGTTGGTCGAGATCTTTGGGATGGAATAGGCCTTGATTGAGGGGCAGACGCGCCGCGACAAGACACCCTCGCCCGGCACTTGTCGCGGTGTCAGGTGACCTGTCAGGTGGTCTGTGATGACACACCTTACCCTATCCGGCCCTTGGAGATCTGCGCTGGTCCCTGAACCGTTCTTAGAGATCGTCAAAAACGTTATATTAACGGTATCCTATCCTCGCAACCGTCTCAATCATTATCTACCCATCACAGGGGAGATGACAGAATCGTTCCCTTGGCGAACCATGACGTGGCCCCGGGACAATTGACTTTTGACCGCCTGAAATTCTCGTGGTGTTTATGCCCAATCGGACATTTCACTGTTGGTTTGAAAGACTGTGTCGAGTCCACCCACCAGACCGAAGCATGGTGAGCGAGTCACCAAAGTGGTGCCCTGTGGATCTCATCCTACCACACAAGACTTTTCTCAGGATGGTTTCCTTGCATCCCTATGATGTCATCTGAGTCCCATTGCTTGTTTCTTTTCCCTGAAAGAGTTTGCAGGGCTCCGGCCGATCATTAAGTATCTCGTGATGGAAAAGCGCACCGTGTTGATGGCTGACAGTGGACAAATCTCCCTGGTAGTTCCTACAGTGCCTCGCTGCAACTGACCTTACCTCTAGCACAAGACGACATTATTTGACGGCTTCGTCTTACATCACATCGTTCTTCGAAGGAGGTCGACTTTAGAACGTTGGCCTTGATGTTATCGATCTCGTTTTACGCCTGGTCCATCGTTGCTCGGCATGTTTCAATGTCGCCCTCTGACGACATTGCTCGTTTATATTGACTTTCTGGACGCATGAAGGGTCCTCCGGTGCAACCATCCAATCAAACCACCTTTTTACGCAAAATAACAACGGCTTTCTGTCGCTCAGCATGTTATTTCTAAGCCCCTAACACCTGTCGAGGTTCATCGCGGGTTGAGACGTCAATCTCTTTCCATTTTGGGGGCTACCGGTCTCGGCGGTGCATGGCAGGCTGGGAGAAACTTGGAATTCTGACAGCGGCAGGCAATCAATCGAAACGCGACGACTCGCCTAGGACCGAAGCAAGACGGGACATGAGTCGGCGATGGGGACGCCGTAATCACTCCACTCTGGCATTGGCGGTGGGTGGACAGAGTAGCAAACTTTCCGTGTTGTTTACCATTCTGTGACCCAATATTAGCACATGATGCATTTGTCAAGACGATGTGGCATCGAGTTGAGCTGCGTTGACAACATCACCTGTCGTTCCTCGGATCATGCACCTAGCAGACAGCGGCTGATAAGAAAATATTGACTTGGGCGGGTGGCAATGGCAACAAGACGAATTCAGGGTCCTTTGGCGGCAAGACATAGCTGCAGGGAGTGGCCAGTGAGGCCAAGGCCCCTGACCGGGGTTGGGCAGACATCTCGGTTGAAAACAGGGCATTCTGTAAAGTTTGACCTCCTGTATACTGTAGTATATCCGTTCGGGGACGCGAGCCGCTGGTTTCTTCACGCGCGCAACATCCCAATGACCTCAATGATTTGTCCAAAGTTCGTTGGTCTGTAAGAAGGCGGTTTTGGGAGGTTCCTTGGCCGCTATCCTTTCTATTATAGGCGGATGCTGGGGCATTCCAAAGATATTGTATTTCTGGTCAAAGCCTCAAAGGGGGTAGTCTCCGCCAGCAGCAGGAGATAGGCGGACATGGCGGGAATAGCGAGTGACATCAGGCTTGGAGTTGCCGTTTTTTCTCGGGCCGTGACAGTGTCGTGGATCGCAGCACGGCTACCCGGACTAGGTTGTCAGGGTGCTCGCTGGGATCCATTGCGACATGAATCGCTGGCGTAGAATCGGCGATCTGGCATCGTGATATCTGGCGCAGACAGCCCAAAACATAGATTGATATACTTGTAGATCTGAGAGACATCGTGAGCTTGGGGCAATCTGTTCAACTTGGACGTGACTTTTTGGTCCCGACGCATCTCTTACTCACCACGCTCACGTAGTGTGTAATGTGTGCAGATGCGGCCTGCCGGGTATGCCGGTCGCTCCATGGAGGAATGAAGGTTACCCAAGATGAGACCACGCCGGGACAAGTCGAGACGGGATGAAGACAAGACCAAAGACGGTAGCAGAGGCAAAAACATTGGTGTTCGATGGTTTCCAGGGAGGGAAAGCACCGCGAGTGCTTAGCTGGCTCCCTCATTATTCTCGTTGTCAAGATGCAGGTTGATGTGGGTGGACGAGAAGGGTAGTTGGGTTTCCGCCGTCCACAGTGTCCCTACGGTGTGAGTGGTAAGGTATGAAGGAGCATGCACTGATGCAGTGCGGTGTCCAAGGTGGGCGAAGTTGAGAGCTGTTTTCTGTTCACGGTGGTTTGGCGTGACCGTTTTGGGCGACACTGAAGTTACTGAACAGTGAGCACTCTGGATGAGGTGGGCTGCCCCTCACTTTCTCCACTCAAGGTACCAAGCGTTCCCGAGCTTTCCCCCTGCACCTACCAGCCATGGGCCATGGCACGCCGCACGCCGCACGCCACCCTCAACAGCAAGTGCAAGTGCCAGGAAGGATTGAAGCAAGCAGGGCCCTGGGCAGGCAGGAAGCTGGCAACGGCGGGGCCGCGACGATTTAGGTGGCATGGATGGTGGAAGGAAAGCTCAACCCGGCGCCCGGACCTTCCACCGAGAGCACTTTCCATTGGTTCCCGGACAACATCAATGTCACATCCCATCTGTCTTGATGGTCGCGGTGGTGGTTGCTGGTCCTgcactgctgctgctgttcccAGACTTTCACACCCACCCCTCGCTGTTCCAAGTCGCTCTCTGGTCTGTGCCCTCACCCGCACCGGTCATGGTCCCTGGTGGGCACTTGGGCTGGATTCCATGGCTTTTTTGGGAGTATCCTTTATGGTAAAGTCGGGCAAAGTGTCGTCTGGAATGCGTCGCTGAATGTGCCTCTTCTGAGGTTGCTAACTGCAACTAGCTCGAACTTAGGCACTGACACACCGTTCGATGCGTCCCCTCATCCCCGGTCGTCCGTGTATTTCCCTGGCAAGCAATGGCTCAAGGGGTTATGAAGGCAGTTCGGCGCCGTGGGCCCATTTCGGTCGCCGGTGTGTCGTACAGAAAGGGAAGAAGAAAGAAGCGTAAGGAAGAATATGGATCTTGAGGACTGTAATGCAATGACAAACGGCAACCGGCGACGGTATTGAAGCGTAGGTGCCTACCATTATCTTTATTGTTCTCCGGAGTTTTTCATCCGAAAGAACAGGGACTTGGTCGCAGCTTTCCAACTTCTGCCAACAATTAGCCCCCAAGGCAACGGCCCCATGGCGAACCCAGGAAGGACAAGGTGATGGTGGGAGGGGGGAAGGGCCGGCAGGGTAGGTACCTAGTGACTTTGATGAATGTGCGGCGTGCCTGCCTTCTCGTCAGTCTCTGGCATCCAATGGGTGCCAACCTTACCTAACCTTGCACAGCAGAGGGGTCGGATCGGGTGGGTGTGTGTCTGTGTCTGAAGACGAAGTGTTGGATGAAGCTTAGACGGGGACTCGGGAGGTCTGGTTGCCTTAGCTTGTCCAGCAGTACTTATCTGCGATAATTATTAACATCCAGCTCTGCTACACTGCACAGCTATGGCACTGTCTGAGAGGTAAAAAGTGCTTAGCGTAGAAGCTATACTGTCTAGGTACCTTACTTACCCCGCCATTTTGTGTCGCGCAGCCAAGGTAAGCTGAGGTGAATTCATGTAGTGTATGGTGCATCGTACGTACCCAAAGCAAGGGAGGTTAACGAGTGAAGTTGCCCAGCCACAGATTCAAATGGTCGCAATGGTGGTGCTGGAAGTCTGGAACCGGTGCTGATATTGGCGCTGCATGTGTACATCTACCATCGACTGGGTGTCTGCCCGTGTCTGACAGATAAGGTGCCTGTGTGTTAGCTTTTTGGTTTGACCTGATCCAATGTGATTGCTTCTGCCGAGGGAGCAACACTTCAGTCTAGCTAAGCTGAGGTAGATGCACCATCTCGCCTAACTGCTTTTCTCAGTTCTGAATGTTCTACGGATACCTACCTGCCTTACCCTCTTCGAGCTAACTGGAAGCAAGGTAGCGTGAGGTAATTGGAGCCTGAGCTAAAGGCAATTGTTAGGGAAAATGCTGTTGAGGAAAGTAGAAATGTGGTGTTCGAGGCAATGCAATTGTCGAAGCTCCCGTCCTTCCCGACTGCCCATCTCATGTATGGTATgcggtactccgtacctcatGCCATTGAAATTCCCACCCCCCATTTCCCTTCATCGCCTTCGACCGACGACGACTTCCCATCCCCCCTCTTCCCAACCTGCACACTGTCTGTTCCTGAGAAAAGCTCCTACCTGCCCACACCGAGCCTCTTTGATCCCACATCCATTGTCAATTCCGCTCCATCTGGATTCCACCTCTGCTCCTCTCTGTCACAGCTTGCTAGCTCTGAGCATCATTCTGATCGATTGCCGGAGCCTACTCCGCTGCTATTCGCCTCAGCCAATTTGGCCTCGATCCTCAACACGGCTCCGAGCATCACCATCCCTCTCTTCTCTCCAACAACCTGGGAGATCTCGTCCGGCTCTGCTTCCGTCGTCTCTTGCTTGGCAACCTCCGACCCATCCCTGCCCTCCCGCCGACATCTTCCTTGTGTGACCGCCACTGCGACGGCCCCATCAAACTGCAAGCATTACCAGCCCAGTGcccacaccaccaccacctgaGCATCCTTGTCTGGCTGATGACAAGACGTTGCCGCGCTCTCACCACGCTGCAACCGGCACAACGACAATAGGCTGACTGTCATGACATTGGCCTTCTTCGCCGACATCGACAAAGCAATACTCGAAGCTCAGTTTTACGACTGATCGATATTCTGTCTAGCTGGGTGCATCATTTTCCGCTTCTTCCTCGAACCACGAGAGCTTCCGTACGCTCCGGCTCGTTAGCAGTCTTTCGGCTCGTTGGAACGGCGCTCCGCTGATCTCTGCCTACCGTTTCCCGTCAACAAACGCCCGGTCGCCGGCCTGCTTCGACCGTATTGCTCTCATATTGTCCGGATCGGCAGCTCTCCAGATCGTCGACAGTGACTTTTCTCACTGACGCGCGATCAGCTGCCCCAATCATCCGTGGTACGCAGATTTCAAACCTTCATTGAGAACCCCGCAGTACCTTCAGACTCCCGTCCTCAGCGATATATCGCAACATCCCTTTCACCAGCCCCTCCCGTCCTTACCGTTTGCGCCGACCTTACCCTTCTATGTAACGTACGTCTCCTCGCCCTGTCGCTCCATCCCAGAACCCTTTTCGGGCCAGCGTGTGGTATTGCCTTTCTGCGTGTGGGAGAGTGCGAATACGGTGCCCCGTTTACAAGCGACCCCTCCGTTTCTACACAATATCAAGGTATTCTCAATTACTCTTGATGATGCCTGTCTCCCGGCTCCACCGAGTCACCCACTTCCATCCGCATCATTGACCTGTCGCAATCCTAATCCATCGTTCCCTCATACTACCTCTTCTTAATCCTGTGTACACCTTCTTTGATATTGCCAAACGCAGACACTGACCATTAGGCATTATAGCGTGCCCTCCTACGTTTTCGATCTCGACGAGGATCAGCTTCGCGTTTTGAATAAAGCAGCACCTTCTCGTACCCGAAGCCACCACACGTCCTCGTTGACACCGCGCCCCCCAGCCAATTTCGGGTCTTGTTCATCGCCAAGTACACGCAGGCGTCGAGATCAGTCCGCGTTTTTGGCGAAACTCTTCATCGTGTGTTTTCTCGCTTTTCCACCTTCTTGCCCGCGATCTTCGCTTTTGCCTGGTTTTACCCTCTCGTACTGCCCGGCGTCGTTATCGGTCCCTTGGGTACTGTCTCTCGATCCAGTCAGCAAGCCCAGAGCCAGTGTCACACGCAAACCACTTGGTAGTCTTTACGCATTGGGTAGGTCAGCAGCGCACGATAAAACGTTCATTGTCCTACT is a window encoding:
- a CDS encoding replication factor A protein 3, yielding MAEATSTPRITAQYLDNYVGRNVMLIGKVLQLRGDSAVLDADGNVTAILNRDVYLTNGNGAQIIGKVNPDLSIKVLTSRDLGPGVDYQLAAAVPSGRVYGRNQFNIPAPSQPARITPRAPVTRPATTTTTTANSTQLRRQQQHPPQHDYERQQQQQQTPPPTQRRPPRYIPPTPTPPSPNLTRYRSTTPIPLTHPPSPQTQKRHASTIQASQQPRQHDRDYRQSSTVNHDKRTGLPYRPSRTPVRPPTPPSPDIPTWPSFASSTPELTSTSKHPQIKASSEISSRIVKARKGREVEEGKLGRQRSKPGEPEVEVKEVVLDDDSELLGAILDGIGRMAVGTVAMRMDDAGRWRIRRDPGEDSDWYPVMLLSGVAGNAQSGTGLIGGPLCRT